One genomic region from Haloterrigena gelatinilytica encodes:
- a CDS encoding DUF7344 domain-containing protein, with translation MIPPGNSPSASPDVDDFSGEDVDTVMGLLADQRRRALLRFLERADGTATLSEIAEAIATEARNPDPGAISDLAGVSSRDVREVRISLHHLHVPKLAAAGAIDYDSETETLTLRERGRTLLDRQEAVCGPLR, from the coding sequence ATGATTCCGCCCGGCAACTCACCGTCCGCGAGCCCCGATGTGGACGATTTCAGCGGCGAGGACGTCGATACGGTGATGGGACTGTTGGCCGATCAGCGGCGACGAGCGCTGTTGCGCTTCCTCGAGCGCGCCGACGGCACCGCGACGCTGTCCGAGATCGCGGAAGCGATCGCGACCGAGGCACGGAACCCCGACCCGGGAGCGATTTCGGACCTCGCCGGCGTCTCCTCGCGGGACGTACGGGAGGTTCGCATCTCGCTGCACCACCTTCACGTCCCGAAGTTGGCCGCCGCGGGCGCGATCGACTACGATTCGGAGACGGAGACGCTCACGCTCCGCGAGCGCGGCCGCACGCTGCTGGACCGGCAGGAGGCCGTCTGCGGACCGCTTCGATAA
- a CDS encoding TIGR04024 family LLM class F420-dependent oxidoreductase, with the protein MNAELDLLVRLNDYERPQDVADRAVQAEELGFDRITVGETTGWNIVPPLTLAADRTEELGISNDVISPYGRSPALLAQTALTMHDASDGRFRLGLGPSSPAITERWHGLEFDRPLRRTREAIEVIRSVYDDGNPAYEGEIFDIAGLGYEREVPENPPPIDLGTLGPTATEMAGRFGDGWTPQLFTKAGLEDRLDDLERGADLADKDLEDLRVAPIVRGIASEDREAARAKARSTIAFLLGAYGPYYGNSVAEQGYADVVADVRAAWDDRDTDAMAAALPDAALDDLAPAGTPDEVREWVDEYAAIEGVDAVRIGFVNEMTEDEKVTTMEAVADLV; encoded by the coding sequence GTGAACGCCGAGTTGGACCTGCTGGTGCGGCTCAACGACTACGAGCGCCCGCAGGACGTCGCCGACCGCGCCGTGCAGGCCGAGGAATTGGGCTTCGACCGCATCACGGTCGGCGAGACGACCGGCTGGAACATCGTGCCGCCGCTGACGCTGGCCGCCGACCGCACTGAGGAACTGGGCATCTCCAACGACGTCATCTCGCCGTACGGCCGCTCGCCGGCGCTGCTCGCCCAGACGGCGCTGACGATGCACGACGCCTCCGACGGGCGGTTCCGCCTCGGTCTCGGCCCGAGTTCGCCCGCGATCACCGAACGCTGGCACGGCCTCGAGTTCGACCGACCGCTCCGGCGCACGCGCGAGGCCATCGAGGTGATCCGGTCGGTCTACGACGACGGCAATCCGGCCTACGAGGGCGAAATCTTCGATATCGCCGGACTCGGTTACGAGCGCGAGGTTCCCGAGAACCCGCCGCCGATCGACCTCGGGACGCTCGGCCCGACGGCCACCGAGATGGCCGGCCGCTTCGGCGACGGCTGGACGCCCCAACTCTTCACGAAAGCGGGCCTCGAGGATCGCCTCGACGACCTCGAGCGAGGGGCCGACCTCGCGGACAAGGACCTCGAGGACCTGCGCGTGGCCCCGATCGTCCGCGGAATCGCCAGCGAGGACCGCGAGGCCGCGCGGGCGAAGGCGCGATCGACGATCGCGTTCCTGCTCGGCGCCTACGGCCCCTACTACGGCAATTCGGTCGCCGAGCAGGGGTACGCCGACGTCGTCGCGGACGTTCGGGCGGCCTGGGACGACCGAGACACGGACGCGATGGCCGCAGCCCTTCCCGACGCGGCGCTTGACGACCTCGCCCCGGCAGGAACGCCCGACGAGGTCCGGGAGTGGGTCGACGAGTACGCGGCCATCGAGGGCGTCGACGCGGTTCGAATCGGCTTCGTCAACGAGATGACCGAGGACGAGAAGGTGACGACGATGGAAGCGGTCGCCGATCTCGTCTGA
- a CDS encoding FAD-binding oxidoreductase produces MTHDCSFLEDLDLADDQLSFAEGRRESHAADFGTERSGGVLPDAVVYPERTADVSAVLEAATERGVPVTPYAAGTGLEGNAVPARGGISLDLTRMDAIVDYRPDDFQIDVGPGIIGSAVDEHVAPDGLFFPPLPSSGDISTIGGMIATDASGMQTVRYGEVADWVLGLEAVLADGTVVETGSRASKTSSGYNLTDLLVGSEGTLAVVTEATLELSGRPEQIRGGRAIFETLEDAAEAISEAVRTEVDVAKIELVDGLSARMANRYLGGDLPDAPMVFLEFHANHGIETEIDLCRTIFEGHGVRRFEVSADETAMADLWEARRELAYAMRNYEPELRPLHPGDVTVPISSYPEIVREVKRLADEHDLLVPCYGHAGDGNLHYSPLVDPDDPDQLERGDRVYREVVERAIEIGGTATGEHGIGQGKRKYLEPEHGAGAVDAMRSIKHALDPTGTLNPGKLFPETEDGEGVRKPRR; encoded by the coding sequence ATGACACACGACTGCTCGTTCCTCGAGGACCTCGACCTCGCGGACGACCAGCTCTCGTTCGCGGAGGGACGCCGAGAATCGCACGCGGCCGATTTCGGCACCGAGCGGAGCGGCGGCGTACTGCCTGACGCGGTCGTCTACCCCGAGCGCACGGCCGACGTCTCGGCCGTCCTCGAGGCCGCGACCGAGCGCGGCGTTCCGGTCACGCCCTACGCGGCCGGCACGGGGCTCGAGGGCAACGCCGTCCCGGCCCGCGGCGGGATCAGCCTCGATCTGACGCGGATGGACGCGATCGTCGACTACCGGCCCGACGACTTTCAGATCGACGTCGGACCTGGAATCATCGGTTCGGCCGTCGACGAGCACGTCGCGCCGGACGGCCTCTTCTTCCCGCCGCTGCCCTCCTCGGGCGACATCTCCACGATCGGCGGGATGATCGCGACCGACGCCAGCGGGATGCAGACGGTCAGGTACGGCGAGGTCGCCGACTGGGTGCTCGGACTCGAGGCCGTCCTCGCGGACGGGACCGTCGTCGAGACCGGGTCGCGGGCGAGCAAGACCTCGAGCGGCTACAACCTGACCGACCTGCTCGTCGGCAGCGAGGGGACGCTGGCGGTGGTCACCGAAGCCACCCTCGAGTTGTCGGGCCGGCCGGAACAGATCCGCGGCGGACGGGCGATCTTCGAGACGCTCGAGGACGCGGCCGAGGCCATCTCCGAGGCGGTGCGCACCGAGGTCGACGTCGCCAAGATCGAACTCGTCGACGGGCTGAGCGCCCGGATGGCGAACCGCTACCTCGGCGGCGACCTCCCCGACGCGCCGATGGTCTTCCTCGAGTTCCACGCCAACCACGGGATCGAGACGGAGATCGACCTCTGCCGGACGATCTTCGAGGGCCACGGCGTCCGCCGGTTCGAAGTGAGCGCCGACGAGACGGCGATGGCCGACCTCTGGGAGGCCCGCCGGGAACTGGCGTACGCCATGCGGAACTACGAACCTGAGCTCCGGCCGCTCCACCCCGGCGACGTGACGGTGCCGATCAGTTCCTACCCCGAGATCGTCCGCGAGGTCAAACGGCTCGCCGACGAGCACGACCTCCTCGTCCCCTGTTACGGGCACGCGGGGGACGGCAACCTCCACTACAGCCCCCTCGTCGATCCGGACGATCCCGACCAACTCGAGCGGGGCGACCGAGTCTACCGCGAGGTCGTCGAGCGGGCGATCGAAATAGGCGGGACCGCGACCGGCGAACACGGCATCGGTCAGGGGAAACGGAAGTACCTCGAGCCGGAACACGGCGCGGGCGCCGTCGACGCCATGCGGTCGATCAAACACGCGCTCGATCCGACGGGAACCCTGAATCCGGGCAAACTCTTCCCGGAAACCGAAGACGGTGAGGGCGTGCGGAAGCCGCGGCGCTGA
- a CDS encoding histidine kinase N-terminal 7TM domain-containing protein, with product MGWMINPYSIVLLLSLAVAVGTAVAAWRSRPAAGSVPLSALMASVAFWLGTHVLEVESTAFVWKARWADLQWVSAALIPTLVLVFALEYTGRDRWLTRRRLGLLAIEPLVMIGLLALNGRTRVLWGPPFEATVPLNVPWADPATVVTAEPNVGLFVHLAYATLCLAATAIVVLDVAVRSNSLHRWQGIALLVAVAVPWSSAVVASSSLEIIGTTPIGLTITGLAITFGLYRYHLLELAPIARNEVVANLEDGVLVVDADRRIIDSNPVAQRLFERDRDALVGTPVDDVVPTVDVDAVIDAPSEDGDDHVAQFSLADGAERRTYELSVSPIDGRGGPLGWTIVVHDVTDRVRRERELERKNRKLDEFASVVSHDLRNPLTVSKGYLDLLEEEYDPEHVRTIARSHERMEELIDDVLTLARQGQAALEPEPVALETAARAAWETVDTGDAALTVADDRTIRADPAQFRQLLENLFRNAVEHGSTGSPSQAQEDAVEHGSTSPDSHARQDDGRRSASSEPSVADAPEDSVEHGSTGSRPQADDSVEHGSTSSQRENRADDSVEHGSASLESRPRRQVERDGGAVTVTVGALEDGFYVADTGRGFAAEPDRLFEPGYTTGDGGTGLGLSIVADVVDHHGWSIAASDADGGGARFEITGVEFVEATDDE from the coding sequence ATGGGCTGGATGATCAACCCGTACAGCATCGTGCTGTTGCTGTCCCTCGCCGTCGCCGTCGGGACCGCGGTCGCGGCGTGGCGGTCGCGTCCGGCCGCCGGTTCGGTCCCGCTCTCCGCGCTGATGGCGAGCGTCGCGTTCTGGCTGGGAACGCACGTCCTCGAGGTCGAGTCGACGGCGTTCGTCTGGAAGGCCCGCTGGGCGGACCTCCAGTGGGTGTCGGCCGCCCTCATCCCGACGCTGGTTCTCGTCTTCGCTCTCGAGTACACGGGGCGGGACCGCTGGCTCACCCGCCGCCGACTCGGGCTGTTGGCGATCGAGCCGCTGGTCATGATCGGCCTGTTGGCGCTCAACGGTCGGACCCGCGTCCTGTGGGGGCCGCCGTTCGAGGCGACGGTCCCGCTGAACGTCCCGTGGGCCGACCCGGCGACGGTCGTCACCGCGGAGCCGAACGTCGGGCTGTTCGTCCACCTCGCGTACGCGACGCTCTGTCTCGCGGCCACCGCGATCGTCGTCCTCGACGTCGCAGTTCGGAGCAACAGCCTCCACCGCTGGCAGGGGATCGCCCTCCTCGTCGCGGTGGCGGTTCCCTGGTCGTCGGCCGTCGTCGCGAGTTCGTCCCTCGAGATCATCGGGACGACCCCGATCGGGCTGACGATCACCGGGCTCGCGATCACGTTCGGCCTCTACCGCTACCACCTGCTCGAGCTCGCGCCGATCGCGCGCAACGAGGTCGTCGCCAACCTCGAGGACGGCGTGCTCGTCGTCGACGCCGACCGTCGGATCATCGACAGCAACCCCGTCGCACAGCGTCTGTTCGAGCGGGACCGCGACGCGCTCGTCGGTACTCCCGTCGACGACGTCGTTCCGACGGTCGACGTCGACGCGGTGATCGATGCGCCCTCCGAGGACGGCGACGATCACGTCGCCCAGTTCTCGCTCGCCGACGGCGCCGAGCGTCGCACCTACGAGCTCTCGGTCTCGCCCATCGACGGCCGCGGCGGCCCTCTCGGCTGGACGATCGTCGTCCACGACGTGACCGACCGCGTCCGACGGGAGCGCGAACTCGAGCGCAAGAACCGCAAGCTCGACGAGTTCGCCAGCGTGGTCAGTCACGACCTGCGCAACCCGCTGACGGTGTCGAAGGGCTACCTCGACCTGCTCGAGGAGGAGTACGATCCCGAGCACGTCCGCACGATCGCTCGGTCCCACGAGCGAATGGAGGAACTGATCGACGACGTCCTGACGCTCGCCCGCCAGGGGCAGGCCGCCCTCGAGCCCGAACCCGTCGCCCTCGAGACCGCGGCGAGGGCGGCCTGGGAGACGGTCGACACGGGCGACGCCGCGCTTACGGTCGCCGACGATCGGACGATCCGCGCCGACCCCGCACAGTTCCGCCAGTTGCTCGAGAACCTGTTTCGGAACGCTGTCGAACACGGTTCGACAGGCTCTCCTTCGCAAGCTCAGGAGGACGCCGTGGAGCACGGCTCCACGAGCCCTGACTCGCACGCTCGTCAGGACGACGGAAGACGCTCCGCGTCTTCCGAGCCCTCGGTCGCTGACGCTCCCGAGGACAGCGTGGAACACGGTTCCACGGGCAGTCGGCCGCAGGCCGACGACAGTGTCGAGCACGGCTCGACAAGCAGTCAGCGCGAGAACCGCGCTGACGACAGCGTGGAACACGGCTCTGCGTCCCTCGAGTCGCGGCCTCGCCGGCAGGTCGAACGCGACGGCGGCGCCGTCACCGTCACCGTCGGCGCGCTCGAGGACGGGTTCTACGTGGCGGACACGGGTCGGGGCTTCGCGGCCGAACCCGACCGCCTCTTCGAGCCGGGATACACGACCGGCGACGGGGGAACGGGGCTCGGACTGTCGATCGTCGCCGACGTCGTCGACCACCACGGCTGGTCGATCGCGGCGAGCGACGCCGACGGCGGCGGCGCGCGATTCGAGATTACCGGCGTCGAGTTCGTCGAGGCGACCGACGACGAATGA
- a CDS encoding thiamine pyrophosphate-binding protein, translated as MTEGYTGADLFTDALESYGVDYVFGNPGTTELPIVEAIGESDLEYRLGLHEDIAVGMAGGYAQRRRYHAHHDDSITPVGVANLHIAPGLAHGLGNLYAAEVAGAPLVVTAGNHSTDFRHEEPILSGRLADMARQFCKWSDEVLDVAALPTMLRRAFRVAMTPPTGPVFLALPLDVTMAETDAEPERLGPIPNAGSGDPAQLERAADLLAEADDPALVVGDHVARSGADAVAAADELAEATGARVHGEILSCEVDFPTDHDQWVSYLPTSEDAAATLMDTDTICFAGVSTNTTLTRHEEALVDPDTTCIHLSDDAWEVGKNQPADAAVVGDPGLVMQELTERVRGKLSDDVVADRLESVAEVKELVAAEMSGYGEGDAEDDPRASKAELVDAMERVAGDAAIVDEGVTSKYAMLTRWEFAPEQYISNKGGGLGYGLPAAVGAAVAEAQRDDPRDVVGFIGDGSYQYYPHSIYSAARYDLDLTVVISDNRNYRILKDNTLHLMGGEEEDYEFVGMDFEPGVDLVQNAESHGASAELVETPDEIDEALADALARDGPDVLDVLVHD; from the coding sequence ATGACAGAGGGGTACACCGGAGCCGATCTCTTCACGGACGCGCTCGAGTCCTACGGCGTCGACTACGTCTTCGGGAATCCGGGAACGACGGAGCTACCGATCGTGGAAGCGATCGGCGAGAGCGACCTCGAGTACCGGCTCGGGCTCCACGAGGACATCGCGGTCGGGATGGCCGGCGGCTACGCCCAGCGGCGTCGGTACCACGCCCACCACGACGACTCGATCACGCCGGTCGGGGTGGCCAACCTCCACATCGCGCCCGGACTGGCCCACGGACTGGGGAACCTCTACGCGGCCGAGGTCGCCGGCGCGCCGCTGGTCGTCACCGCGGGCAACCACAGCACCGACTTCCGCCACGAGGAGCCGATCCTCTCGGGCCGACTCGCCGACATGGCCCGCCAGTTCTGCAAGTGGTCCGACGAGGTGTTAGACGTCGCCGCGCTTCCGACGATGCTCCGGCGGGCGTTCCGGGTCGCGATGACGCCCCCGACCGGGCCGGTCTTCCTCGCGTTGCCGCTCGACGTCACGATGGCCGAGACCGACGCCGAGCCCGAGCGGCTGGGCCCGATCCCGAACGCGGGCAGCGGCGACCCCGCACAGCTCGAGCGGGCCGCCGACCTGCTGGCCGAGGCCGACGATCCGGCGTTGGTCGTCGGCGACCACGTCGCCCGCTCGGGCGCCGACGCCGTCGCCGCGGCGGACGAACTCGCCGAGGCGACCGGCGCCCGCGTCCACGGCGAGATCCTCTCCTGCGAGGTCGACTTCCCGACCGACCACGACCAGTGGGTCTCCTACCTGCCGACCAGCGAGGACGCCGCCGCGACGTTGATGGACACCGACACGATCTGCTTCGCCGGCGTCTCGACGAACACGACGCTGACCCGCCACGAGGAGGCGCTGGTCGACCCCGACACGACCTGCATCCATCTCAGCGACGACGCCTGGGAGGTCGGGAAGAACCAGCCCGCCGACGCGGCGGTCGTCGGCGATCCCGGCCTCGTCATGCAGGAACTGACCGAGCGCGTACGGGGCAAACTCTCCGACGACGTCGTGGCCGACCGCCTCGAGTCGGTCGCCGAGGTGAAGGAACTGGTCGCGGCCGAGATGTCGGGCTACGGCGAGGGCGACGCCGAGGACGACCCGCGCGCTTCGAAGGCCGAACTGGTCGACGCGATGGAACGCGTCGCGGGCGACGCCGCCATCGTCGACGAGGGCGTCACCTCGAAGTACGCCATGCTGACGCGGTGGGAGTTCGCGCCCGAGCAGTACATCTCGAACAAGGGCGGCGGTCTCGGCTACGGGCTCCCGGCGGCGGTCGGCGCGGCCGTCGCGGAGGCCCAGCGGGACGACCCCCGCGACGTGGTCGGCTTCATCGGCGACGGCTCCTACCAGTACTATCCCCACTCGATCTACAGCGCCGCCCGCTACGATCTGGACCTGACGGTCGTCATCTCGGACAACCGCAACTACCGCATCCTCAAGGACAACACCCTCCACCTCATGGGCGGCGAGGAGGAGGACTACGAGTTCGTCGGCATGGACTTCGAGCCCGGCGTCGACCTCGTGCAAAACGCCGAGAGCCACGGCGCCAGCGCCGAGCTCGTCGAAACCCCCGACGAAATCGACGAGGCGCTGGCGGACGCGCTGGCCCGGGACGGCCCGGACGTCCTCGACGTGCTGGTCCACGACTGA
- a CDS encoding UbiA family prenyltransferase: protein MALARTGTGPRATVRAFLSQVHPVFMTPPVAAALFGAVLAGRIDPTVAAIHAVAIFAAVYTAHVKDGYVDFHVRGEDDEHPLTERGCRVGLALSTAVFAACCGLLWALVDPIAVALTLPTWLIAYHHAPQLDTNPLTATTGYPLGIALAILGGFYAQAGTISGVALGFALVFLVLLSGVKVIDDAQDYDYDRSIEKRTVAVTVGPDRAYALAYGLMLTALLAVLAFAVARVFPPTTALAALAFGAVALVARRAEPTVATMLLVRGSYVFLAVLVTAVWFEPLAGVGFP from the coding sequence ATGGCCCTCGCGAGAACCGGTACGGGCCCGCGAGCGACGGTGCGAGCGTTCCTGTCACAGGTCCACCCCGTCTTCATGACGCCGCCGGTCGCGGCGGCGCTGTTCGGTGCGGTCCTCGCCGGGCGGATCGATCCGACGGTCGCGGCGATCCACGCCGTCGCGATCTTCGCCGCGGTCTACACGGCCCACGTCAAGGACGGCTACGTCGACTTCCACGTCCGCGGCGAGGACGACGAGCACCCGCTGACCGAGCGAGGGTGTCGGGTGGGTCTGGCGCTCTCGACGGCGGTCTTCGCCGCCTGCTGCGGGCTCCTGTGGGCGCTCGTCGATCCGATCGCGGTCGCCCTGACGCTGCCCACGTGGCTGATCGCCTACCACCACGCGCCGCAGTTGGACACGAACCCCCTCACCGCGACGACCGGCTACCCGCTCGGGATCGCCCTCGCGATCCTCGGCGGGTTCTACGCGCAGGCCGGGACGATCAGCGGCGTCGCGCTGGGGTTCGCCCTCGTCTTCCTCGTGCTCCTGTCGGGGGTCAAGGTCATCGACGACGCCCAGGACTACGACTACGACCGGTCGATCGAGAAGCGCACCGTCGCCGTCACCGTCGGGCCGGACCGCGCGTACGCGCTGGCCTACGGGCTGATGCTGACGGCCCTGCTGGCCGTCCTCGCCTTCGCCGTCGCTCGCGTCTTCCCGCCGACGACGGCGCTGGCCGCGCTCGCCTTCGGCGCGGTCGCGCTCGTCGCCCGCCGCGCGGAGCCGACCGTCGCTACGATGTTGCTCGTCCGCGGCTCCTACGTCTTCCTCGCCGTGCTCGTCACCGCCGTCTGGTTCGAGCCGCTCGCCGGCGTCGGGTTCCCGTGA
- a CDS encoding amphi-Trp domain-containing protein, with amino-acid sequence MVDKTLSAEELTRDEAAERLRELADELEGDGPASVRTGNKTVELRPSQSIAYELGVRERSSILRGSHETISLKMDWKPPKSSDGE; translated from the coding sequence ATGGTGGACAAGACCCTTTCCGCCGAGGAACTCACGCGCGACGAGGCCGCCGAACGACTCCGCGAGCTGGCCGACGAGCTCGAGGGCGACGGCCCGGCGTCGGTCCGGACGGGGAACAAGACGGTGGAGCTCCGGCCGTCGCAGTCGATCGCCTACGAGCTGGGCGTCCGCGAGCGGTCGTCGATCCTGCGGGGCTCGCACGAAACGATCTCCCTCAAAATGGACTGGAAGCCGCCGAAGTCGTCCGACGGGGAGTGA
- a CDS encoding PAS domain S-box protein, which yields MGDTVRILLVDDDPSLAELAATVLEREDDRFSVETVASAGEGLAFLADHEVDCVVSDYDMPGRDGIAFLEAVRADYPDLPFLLFTGKGSEAVASEAISAGVTDYLRKESTTSQYAVLANRIGNAVEQYRARRAIEDAERKLSRIAENTNDVLFLFDGDWSELLFVNSAYEAIWGRPIDTLREDSRSFLDAVHPDDRERVRRSMERLSNGAEDEMEYRVVRPDGERRWVRAETKPVFDGETVSRIVGFVRDITDRKRRERELERTSDLLEKTERIADVGGWELDTDTRDVFWTDHLFELLGYDEVPSLEEALSVYHEDDRPAVERAVEAALDYGDSFDMEVRARRPDGEIRWLRVQGVPTVEDGTVVTLRGAVQDITDRKERERDLEQARAEYEELINGMNDTAWVIGPDHTFLTVNDAAVETLGYSKAELRSMRPHDIDAGLDDEEITDLIEGMPEDEVQVFETVHETKSGETFPVEISSSIISYRGETAVLCIGRDISSRKEREEQLAEFASVASHDLRNPLTIAQGRLELAREDCDSDHLDEVERAHRRMSALITDLLSLANDGERIGETEPVDLDAFARCCWDHVATAEATLVVDLDRTIRADRSRLRQLFENLMRNAIEHGGADVTVAVGGFEDGFFVEDDGDGITETQRERALESGYSTVEDGTGFGLSIVEQVADAHGWDVRVTEGADGGARFEITGLERAD from the coding sequence ATGGGCGATACCGTTCGGATTCTTCTCGTCGACGACGATCCGAGTCTCGCCGAGTTAGCCGCGACCGTTCTCGAGCGGGAGGACGACCGGTTCAGCGTCGAAACGGTCGCCAGCGCCGGCGAGGGCCTCGCGTTCCTCGCCGACCACGAGGTCGACTGCGTCGTCTCGGACTACGACATGCCCGGTCGGGACGGGATCGCGTTTCTCGAAGCCGTCCGCGCGGACTACCCGGACCTGCCGTTTCTCCTGTTTACGGGCAAGGGCAGCGAAGCGGTCGCCAGCGAGGCGATTTCGGCCGGCGTCACGGACTACCTCCGGAAGGAGTCCACCACCAGTCAGTACGCGGTGCTGGCGAACCGGATCGGCAACGCCGTCGAACAGTATCGAGCGAGACGCGCCATCGAGGACGCCGAGCGGAAACTCTCTCGAATCGCCGAGAACACGAACGACGTGCTCTTTCTGTTCGACGGCGACTGGAGCGAGCTGCTGTTCGTCAACTCCGCGTACGAAGCGATCTGGGGCCGGCCGATCGACACCCTTCGGGAGGATTCCAGGTCCTTCCTCGACGCCGTCCACCCCGACGACCGGGAGCGCGTGCGTCGGTCGATGGAGCGGCTCTCGAACGGTGCGGAAGACGAGATGGAATACCGCGTGGTTCGCCCCGACGGCGAACGGCGGTGGGTTCGCGCCGAGACCAAACCGGTCTTCGACGGCGAAACCGTCTCCCGGATCGTCGGCTTCGTCCGCGACATCACCGACCGAAAGCGACGCGAGCGGGAACTCGAGCGGACGAGCGACCTCCTCGAGAAGACCGAGCGCATCGCCGACGTCGGCGGCTGGGAACTCGATACGGACACGAGAGACGTGTTCTGGACGGACCACCTCTTCGAACTGCTGGGGTACGACGAGGTGCCCTCGCTGGAGGAGGCCCTCTCGGTCTACCACGAGGACGACCGCCCGGCCGTCGAACGCGCCGTCGAAGCGGCGCTCGACTACGGCGATTCCTTCGACATGGAAGTGCGGGCGCGACGACCGGACGGCGAGATCCGCTGGCTTCGGGTCCAAGGCGTTCCGACGGTCGAAGACGGAACGGTCGTGACGCTCCGCGGTGCGGTTCAGGACATCACCGACCGAAAGGAGCGCGAACGCGACCTCGAGCAGGCCCGCGCGGAGTACGAGGAACTGATCAACGGGATGAACGATACGGCCTGGGTTATCGGTCCCGACCACACGTTCCTGACGGTGAACGACGCCGCCGTCGAAACGCTCGGCTATTCGAAGGCGGAACTGCGTTCGATGCGCCCGCACGATATCGACGCGGGCCTCGACGACGAGGAAATCACGGACCTCATCGAGGGGATGCCGGAGGACGAGGTGCAGGTCTTCGAGACGGTCCACGAGACGAAGTCCGGGGAAACGTTCCCCGTCGAGATCAGTTCCAGTATTATTTCCTACCGGGGGGAGACCGCGGTGTTGTGCATCGGACGGGACATCTCGAGTCGCAAGGAGCGCGAGGAGCAACTGGCGGAGTTCGCGTCCGTCGCGAGCCACGATCTCCGGAACCCGCTCACCATCGCTCAGGGCAGACTGGAACTGGCCCGCGAGGACTGCGACAGCGACCACCTCGACGAGGTCGAGCGGGCACACCGACGGATGAGCGCGTTGATCACGGATCTACTGTCGCTGGCCAACGACGGCGAGCGAATCGGGGAGACGGAACCGGTCGACCTCGACGCGTTCGCCCGGTGCTGTTGGGACCACGTCGCGACCGCCGAGGCGACGCTCGTCGTCGATCTCGACCGGACGATTCGGGCCGATCGAAGCCGTCTCCGGCAGCTCTTCGAGAACCTCATGCGGAACGCGATCGAACACGGCGGCGCTGACGTAACGGTCGCTGTCGGCGGATTCGAGGACGGCTTCTTCGTGGAAGACGACGGCGACGGAATCACCGAGACGCAACGCGAACGAGCGCTCGAGTCCGGCTACTCGACCGTCGAGGATGGAACCGGGTTCGGCCTCTCGATCGTCGAACAGGTGGCCGACGCCCACGGCTGGGACGTCCGCGTGACCGAGGGCGCCGACGGCGGCGCGCGGTTCGAGATCACCGGCCTCGAGCGAGCCGACTGA
- a CDS encoding acyl-CoA dehydrogenase, with the protein MAEAVRSFFAETENTRLRGALVLLLGSGPLLFLFLTNPEIANPYYVFGLGITAVAVLTGAFLLISSQMGSC; encoded by the coding sequence ATGGCTGAAGCAGTACGGAGTTTCTTTGCGGAAACGGAGAATACGAGGCTTCGCGGTGCGTTAGTTCTTCTTCTGGGTTCCGGTCCGCTGCTGTTCCTGTTTCTCACGAACCCCGAGATCGCGAATCCGTACTACGTATTCGGACTCGGGATAACGGCCGTGGCAGTTCTCACTGGAGCGTTTCTTCTTATTTCTTCTCAGATGGGTAGTTGTTGA